The Candidatus Zixiibacteriota bacterium nucleotide sequence AACACTTGCTCGCGAGATTGCCGCCTGGCAAACACAGCGAAATGAAATAGAGGCAAAGGTAGATTGGCGCTTCACCAATGAAGATGCCAGGATTAAACTAAAGAGATTGTATCCTACATTATGTGGTTGACGGGACACTAGTATGTGGGACTTGATCCATCTAATATCTTGATTCGGGTACCTCGCTCAGGGAGATTCTGAACTCTCCCCTTGAGGATGAGATAATGGCTAAAGAAGAAACCACCTCTGGAAATCATATTGGATCTGTATGTCTATATATGGAGATTCGAGCCTTTCAGGTCTATTTGCGAGATTGTCGACTTTATACAATCCAGCTTCCACTTCCAGATCCAGGACAGTCCCGCCCAGCAGGGACATCTCCAGATATATCGTCGAAGCTCGCTCTACAATTCCAGAGGGGAAGGCCTCGCCTTTCGGTACGGCACTTGATTGCGGATCTGTCGCCCTTCCCTCACCCTTCCGTACGAGTGAACCACCAAGGCACAGAGTAATATCGCTCGACAGCGAGTATGATGCTCTGCAACGGGCGCGATCAGCGTCGGGGCCGAGCGATGACCCAATCACGATTCCATTGTTGGTGAAGATGTTCTGCTGACGCACCTGACCATAAACGTATTTTCGTATCTTCGTATACTGGCCGTCCAGCCTGAGACGTTCCTGACCGAGCACTCCGAGACGCGAAAATCCGATGTCGAACCCTACCTGGTGCGGCTCGCTCTTGAAATCAATCTGGAAATCATCGATGAGCAGTTCGCCGTGAATGCGTGTTCCCGCAAATGGCCACCAGACAAAGTCGGCTCCCATATAGACGTTGTCGTTCTGCCTAATGTTGTATTGCTCCCAGTAGTATGGCAAGATGGGATTGAGATATATCCAATCGGGGCCGGACTGCCGCCCGTGAAGGACTGTCTCAGACAGTCCGATCTCGAGATTCCGCCTCGGCTTGAAAGAAACTCTGTGTCCGGCGAGAAATCTCTCCACTAAGCTATCTGGCGCAGCCTGAAGATCATCGAGGCTTGCGATGAAAGTCTGGAACATGAAGCGTTTGTAGCTATATTGGGCGAAGAGCTGATCAAGGGCTGGCGAGTTGTCGGATAGCAGTAGTCGATCGGTGTCTCCCGATCCCCAAACACGAAATGTTCTGCCATATTGAAGCGTCAGCCCGCCCGTCCGATAGACCAGCAGACCGTAATCGAAATATCCTGTCAGGTTCTTCTTCCATTTAGTCCCTTTGAAGAAAGAATCACGCTCGCCTTTGTTCTCGATACGACCTCTGAGATAGATCGTAACATTCTCCGCCGGCATGATAGCAATCTCATCCTTCAGCCCGGTCCTGTAAAGTGGCCTCATACTATCAGAGAAACTGACAATGCTGTATGGGGATATTTTCGTACGGATACTGAGCTTGGGTTTGATTCCCGATCTGAGTACGTACCGCTCTTCCCTTTCAGCGCGGAGTTTGCCACGCTTCCATTCGATAGCGCGGTTTCCTGTCAGTCCATTCTCTGCAGCGAGCCGGGCAATGTCATCACGCAGATACGGCCGGGAACCTATTTGAAAAGTCTCGTCGATCGGAGGATTGAGCAGCAGCCAGTCTAGTTCACGATTTTGCCAGCTATCCGTTGGGATGGGAGAAAGATCAGCTGCAAGCGTGCAAACTGTAAAGAGCTGGACAGAAACAACCGCAAGAAAATACAGAAATGCGGCAAGGGACAATTGTCGACTCACGGGACTGCGCCCCCTATTTGAAGCGATGCTGTATTTACGTGCTGACATACTCATCGAATTTGGAGAGGTTTTCGTCTTCACCAATGACGATCAATATGTCACCCATGCCTATTATCTCACCTGCTGCAGGGTTGATTATCATATCGAGGCCCTCCTTCTTGATGCCAACCACCATCAGGTCGAGCTCGCTCCTGATACCTGAATCCTTGAGAGGCACCCCCACCAATCTCGAACCAGCCTTCACCTTAACCTCTTCAATGGAGAGCCCCAGGTCAGTGCTTGAGGTTCCGATCTGCATGAAATCTACCAAGTTAGGCCGAATAGTCGCCATAGCCATTCTGAGGCCGCCGAGTTCGTGGGGACAGATCACGCGGCTCGCGCCGGCTCGATAGAGCTTCTTCTGACACTCCGCAGTGTCGGCTCTTGCGATAATAAAAAGGTCCGGATTCATCTGGCGTGCAGAGAGAGTCAGATAAACATTGTGAGCTTCTTCAGCTATGGTCGAGATGAGCGCATTGGCTGAGCTGATACTCGCTCTGACAAGTACTTCATCCTGCGTTGCATCCTCCGGAATGTAGTGCTTCTCGTTCTGTTTGAGTATTTCCTCAAGATCAGGGTTATTTTCAATCACGACAAGATGCTTGCCGCGCTTTCTGAGTTCTTTGCACACGGCCTGCCCAACGCGGCCATATCCAGCTACAACATAATGATCTTTCATTTTAGTAATCCTTCGATCCATCCTTCGCTTTTCAATAAGACTTCCAATTTGCCCCTCAAGAAACATCTGTACAACAAGACCGGCAGCATAAAACAGAGTGCCAACGCCGGTGAGTAGCAGGATAATCGTGAATATCTTTCCCGATTCGTGCAGATTGACAGCTTCGCGGAACCCGACAGTCGTCAGCGTGATCACGGTCATATAGAGTGCATCGAGAAATGACGCATCCTCGATCAGCACGTAGCCTGCGACTCCGCTAAGTATGATTACAACCATGAAGCTTGCGACGAATTTCAGCCTTACTTCTGGCCCGGCTGTCTGATCTATCACTATATTTCTCTCAGAAAGGCGCCAAGCGCCTCGTTAAACTCATCCGGCTCTTCGAAATTGACAAGATGCCCGCAGTTTATTGATTCAAATCTCTTGTCGGGAAGATTGAGTGCGAGATGCTCCGATATCGGTCGGAAGTCTGCGTCGCCAGTTCCCGATACAATCAGCGTCGGCGAGGACATGTCACTCGCTTGCGCAAAGTCATCGTCGTCCTTGTAACGCGGGTTCGGATCGGTCCATGGCGCGCATGAGAAGCCATCGATCATTCTGCACAATTTCTGCCAGCGATACTCGTCCTGCTTGACTGATTCGAACAGTCGGAAATCCTTCCATGTATCTCTCGCGGCATCGAGGCCATTGGTCTTGGCGATCTTGTACACATTCGGCCAGCCCTCGAAAGCTGTATAGCCACAGATATGGGTCCCTACCAGCGTGAGAGATCTGACATTATGTGCATTCTGCCGCGCATAGTGGAATGCAATCGCACCGCCTATCGACAGGCCGACAATATGCACTGGAGGGCGAAGGCACTCGTCAATTACTGCGCCAAGATCATCCGAATATTGCTGGTACGAGTAGCCGGTCTCGGGAGCATCCGTCTTGCCGTGCCCTCTGAGGTCATAGACAAGCGTCTCATGTGATTTCGAGAAGCATCCAATCTGATCGTCCCAGATCGAACTATCGAGCCCGAGACCATGAACGAACACAATCGGCTCTCCGGAACCGTCTATCTTGATGAATGTGTCCACTCCATTGATATCGCGCGTGATCATGCTGGCTTCCTTCTAATCGACAATCACCCTCGGCTGCAGAGGATTAATTCTCGATACAATCTCATAATTGATCGTTCCTGCCCAGCCTGCAAGCTGCTCCACCGTGATCTTCTCATCCCCCTGCTCACCTATCAGCACAACCTCATCTTCGAGGCTCGCATTCGGAATTGCTGTGACATCGACCATAAACATGTCCATACAAATGCGACCCCGCACAGGCGCACGCCTGCCGCGAATGAGCACATGGGCGAGATTCGACATCTTGCGATCATATCCGTCGAAATAGCCGAGAGGAATGACCGCGATCCTTGAATCTGTAGTCGTACGATAGGTGCAACCATAGCCAACATAATCACCTGACGGGACTTCCTTGATCTGACCGATTATCGATTTCCATGAAAGCACCGGCTTCAACAGAGAATCCTCGCCGTGGGCAAGCATATATGAAAGATATGTTTCCTTCGATGGCCACAGGCCGTACATCGAAATCCCGAAACGGATCATGTTGAAGTGAGTTTTTTCGAACAACAGCGAAGCTGCAGATGACGCGGCGTGCCTGATCAGTACGTTGACCTTCGCTCGCTCAAACAACTCCATCATGCGGTTGAACCGTTCGAGCTGCATCTTCGCGAAGCTGTGATCAGTCGTATCCTCAATGTTGGCGAAATGCATGGCTGCACCTTCGAGCACCACCTGTGGACTGCTGCGAGTCAGCTCGATAAACGCCGGCAGATCGCTTTCGATGATGCCCTGGCGGTTAGTGCCGGTTTCCAGCTTAAGATGCACGAAGGCTCTCCGGTTGAGACTGGCGGTTATCTGGGCAAGTTTTTGAATTGTCTCAACATTAAAGACTGTCAGCCGCCAGTCCTTGCGGACGGCATGTTCGAGATATTCACCAGGGACATATCCGAGAATCAGAATGGGAAGATTCGGATATGATTTTGTGAGAGTCTCAGCTTCATCGATCGAATGAACAGCGAAGAATCTCACTTTCTCGCCCTTAAGTATATCAACCACCTGATTATAACCATGTCCATAGGCGCACGCCTTGACGACGGGAGCGATATCGACACCGTCGCCAATGATGCTCCGGATGGTCCGAACATTGTGCAGCAGAGCCGAACGTGAGATTTCGACTCGCGAGGTCTTTGTAAGCTGTTCGAACTTGAAACTCATGGTTCTGCCAATTAAGATTCTTGTCATTACGGTGTCAACCATTAGTTATTGCCCCCTTTCACCATACAATGTCTTCACCGACGTTTGATATTGCGATCAGCGACGTACTAACCGCAAGGGTAGGAATAAAACTCTGCCTCTGATGTCTGGTACATAAGAGACTGATTCACACAAACCGCCCGGTTCCAGCAACCTCAGGAGGTGTCAAATGAGAAAGCAGAGTATGAGACTCAGTATTGGCGCAGCGGTTCTTATCGCCACCCTTTTCATTCTTATTATCGGCTCGATAAGCACTGAAGCCATCATTTGCGGCGTAATTAAGGGGACCGTAACCGACAAAAAGACCGGCGAGCCGCTTCCCTCGGTGGCTGTGCAAATCGTCGGTACGACAATGGGTAAAATCACTGACCCGGAAGGCAAATATGTGATTCACACGGTAGAGCCGGGTCAATACTCGCTCTCGTTCAGATTGGTCGGCTACCATACTATCCAGTCTGATACAGTAAAAGTAGTCGCCGGGGATACGACTGAAGTCTCTGTTGAGATGTCGCGCACAACGATGGAGACAGAAGTAGTTCAGACCTGTAAAGGCGTCAGAGACGTGATGGAACAAACAGAGCCGCGATCCAGTGTAGTCATTTCTCAAGAACAAGTGAAGGCTATGCCGGTACAGGACGTCGATGGCATTGTTGCAGCAACCGTGGGAGTCGTGAAGCGTTACAGTTCATTGGCCGGTCTCGGCCCGACCGATGCCGCAATGTCGTCTCCAATGGCGCACGGTGGCACAACACCACCAAACGCAGAGCCGTATGATGCAATGTTCTTCAAGCACTACGGCGTCAATCCGTTCATACCGACCGAGGACGACCGGTTGTCAACATTTGCAGTAGACATTGATGATGCTTCATATATCATGGCAAGGACTTATTTGCAGCGGGGAAACATTCCGCCTGAAGAAGCGGTCAGAGTCGAGGAATTCGTCAATCATTTTGACTACGATTATGCCGCGCCTGAGAGCGAGTATTTCAAAATCTATATCGACGGTTCACCATCACCATTCGGCAAAGGCTATAACCTGCTCAGGATCGGCTTGAAAGGGCGCGTGATTCCGCCGGATGACAGAAGAGCTGCCGTTCTCACATTCGTTGTCGATGTCTCCGGCTCGATGAATCGCGAGGATCGCCTCGGGACTGTCCGCAAGGCGCTCCGCATGCTTGTTGATGAGCTGCGCGAGGATGATCTCGTTGGGATAGTCGTCTACGGGTCGCATGCGTGGACAGTGCTGGAGCACACATCAGTCAAGAACAGAGACAAGATCATCAGTGGCATCGAAAGTCTGGTTCCTGAAGGCTCAACAAACGCAGAAGAGGGTCTCGTTCTTGGCTACAATCTTGCCGAGAAGCACTTCAAAAAAGGCGCCATCAACAGGGTGATTCTCTGCTCTGATGGGGTTGCCAATGTTGGCCGTACCGGCGCTGACAGCCTTCTCAAACGGATCGAAAATCAAGTAAAGAAGGGTATCACGCTTTCATCTATCGGATTCGGTCTCGGCAACTACAATGATGTACTCCTCGAAAAGCTCGGCAACAAGGGCAACGGCTACTATGCCTATGTCGACAATCTTCAGGACGCTAAGAAGATCTTCGTGGATAACCTCACCGGATCTCTTGAAGTAATCGCTCGCGACGTCAAGATTCAGGTTGAGTTCGACCCGGACAAAGTCGATCGTTATCGCCTGCTCGGATTCGAGAATCGCGATGTCAAAGACGAGGATTTCCGCGATGACACTGTCGACGGTGGAGAGATCGGTTCCGGTCATTCCTGCACAGCACTCTATGAAATCAAGCTGAAAGAGGGCGTGTCCGACACCATCGGAAGCTTCACCATGCGTTTCAAGAATGCTGACGGCAGCGAAGTCACGGAGCTATCGAGGCAGATCACAGTCGGTGACATCAATGAGTCATTTCATGACTGCAGCGCACGATACAGACTGTCAGCGGTGGCGGCGGAGTTCGCAGAAATCATGCGCGGCAGCTACTGGGCGAAAGAGTCAACATACTCACTCGTGCGCGAGATGGCCTGGAGCATATCTCAGGAGATGCAAGACGACGCTGACGTTATTGAATTCGTCGATCTGGTATCGAAAGCGGCAACTATCAAATCGAAAAAGGGGAAGTAGAGCACAATCCGAGACGACCGTGCCCCGCATCCTTCGCGGGGTGCGGTTTTCACAACCACTGCCAGCCTTCATCAAGATTCCCGCAATTCAGCCGAAACCTACATCAGGACTGCAACATCTTGCTTGCGCGAGCCACACAAATCTCGTATGTTTGAGCTTTGCCGGATTCACTTTGCCGAATGGAGATTTGATGGCCGATCACGATACTCGCAAACATTGGTGGGACGAATGCCCATCTTATATACTCGCTAACCGAGACACTGAGCTACTCGACCGCGATGAGCTTCGCCCTGTACGCCTTCAACTGGAGCTGTTGAAGCCGGAATTGGTGCTCTCCGAGCACAATATCAAATCGACAATCGTAGTGTTCGGCGGGACGAGAATTGTCGAGAAGAAGAAGGCTCAGAAAAGAGTTGAAGCTATCGAGAAGAGGTTGAAGAAGAATCCGAAAAGCGAGTTGCTCAAGCGCAGACTTGCGACAGCGAAGAATGTCCTGTCCAAGTCGCATTACTACGACGAGGCTCGCGAATTCGCCAGAATCGTCTCCAAGAAGTCTCAAAGGCCGATAAAGCGCGAGTACGTTATCGTCACAGGCGGTGGACCAGGTATCATGGAAGCTGCCAATCGAGGGGCGCATGAATCGCGAGCTGTCAGCATAGGCCTAAATATCACCCTTCCTCTGGAGCAGAAACCGAATAAGTATATCACAAGAGATCTCTGTTTCAGGTTCAGATACTTCGCCATCCGCAAGATGCATTTCCTCCTCCGAGCCAAGGCGCTGATTGCGTTCCCCGGAGGCTACGGTACGATGGACGAACTTTTTGAGGCGCTTACTCTTGTTCAGACTCACAAAGTTAAACATTTACCGATTATTCTCTTCGGCACCGAGTACTGGAAAAAACTCGTCGACTTTGATTTCATGGTAGCTGAAGGGACAATCGATCCGGACGATATCAAGCTGTTCAGATTCTGCGATACCGCCGAAGATGCCTGGCAGAAGATTCTCAACTTCTACGACAGGGAAGACGCAGCCAACAACACCGCAGAGGGTCTGTAGCTGAATCTCTACACCGAGTTTGTAATGTCGCGCCTGGACCTGGAGTGCGTTATCAGAGCAACGGGAAAGTCCCGCTGACTGTCAACCTTCCCTCATAATTCGTTTCCAGAGTGTGGGGCTCATTACCTCGATTCCTCACACCCACGAGGAAGTTGTCGAGATCGATTTGGATGCTTTGAAAGCGAAATATATTGACGGACACTCCGTATATATCTCGCTTTTCAACGATCCCTGTCGGAAACTTTTCTTCGTATTGTCCGGTGCTGAACAGCCACGGGTCTGTCCAGTCAGCGAACACATTCCCCACACCGATATTCTGCCGCTCATAGGAGAGCTGCACCCAACCGCCCCAAAGGAACCATCTCTTGAGACTGAGATAGATGCTCTCCCTGTCGGGACCGAGAAAATGCCCGATAATCTTGCCGTCGTACACATATCTGTTCCACGCACTTCCTTGATTGTAGGTCCAGTTGTTGATGCGCGTGTATTCGAATGAAAGATCGAGATTCGAATTCTTGATCGGATCGGTTATGTAGATGCCTCCGATATAGCCGAGTTCGTTCGGTTCATCATCCCCCTTCGATTTTTTCTCGATCTGAAAATCATCAACCATGAATTCACCATACAGATTGACGCCTTTGCGCGGATAGAACGAGAAGTCGAATGAAAGGAACGTGTTATCGTCATTGTTCTTGTTCAACTGTTCACCGTGATACCAGGTCAGCGGATTCGTATAGTAGAATTCAATCTGCCTGCCGACGCCGCCGTAGATTACACTCTCCGAAAAGCCGAGAGTCAGCATGTTCATCGGTTTTATCTCTAAACGGTGCGCTGACAAATATCGATTGATGCGCATCGACACCGATGTATCCGGATAAGAAACGGTGATCTCATCGGGATCGAGCACCGCAGTGATCGTCGTATAATGAAACGGTCCCCATCCTCCCGACAACTTCACCATATCCATCGCATTTGAATTTCCCGAGAGAAGAAGGTTGCCACGCCTGCCGGGTCCCCATACTGTCTTGTCTCTGCCGAAATACACACGGAAGTACGGCAGATCGAACTGCATATACGCATAGTCGACCCGCCCAGCAAACCCGCTCCATACCTTGCCGGTGTAGGTCGGGTCATCGGCAAGTCTCTCATCGAAAGCGAAACTCGATACGACTGCAAATCTCGGATTAGGTCGCCAGAACAGATGCCCTGAAAACGACTCAGAACTCATTGCGGCCGAGCCTTCCCGGTAATCACCCTGAGAGTTTAGATCGAGCCTCAGGGAAACGCGGTCACCATGTCTTGTATAGGATTGGATTGCCTCAGCAACATAGTCCGAGAGACGCAGATCCAGGGCAGACAGGCGCTCAATGTCGATCAGTGAATCCTCGAGATCGCCAATAGCATAGGGTCGACTATTCTCAATCAGCAGGCGGTAGGCTCCCTGATTCACCAGTCTCCTGATGAAGCTATTGTGGAACGATCTGAAGTCGCTGTCGACGGGCAGAGTTTGACTCAGTCCGACTGAACTCATCAAGAACAGACTAAGAATCAGACATATCTTGTTTCGCATCCACAGTCTCCCCTCTGAAGCCATGACGGACTCCAGCATTGGGACAATCTGCAAGATGAGTGCCGGGAGAACGGCATAGTGTATCATCATGCTGTACAGTGCATTACACACAGGGCAATCTGTCCAATGGAGTCATTTGGAAGAAATAAGTTCGGATGGGAAGGAAAATTCTTCCAAATCTCCTCCGAATTAAGTCCGTGGGAACATGTTGACTGTTGGAGACCTTAATGTGAATTGATATCGTCCAGCTTGCAAATTCACTGGTTTTGTGTTTATTGCAGCCGAAGTCAGCAACGTCAATGCGTGGAGATCGGATGAAGAAACTCACAATCGGCACTCGCGGATCTGAACTGGCACTTTGGCAGGCAAGATTCATTCGAGAGAAACTCGCCGCTTTGACCAATATCCCGACTGATCTCAAGATCATCAAGACGACCGGCGACAGGATCGATGACGTCTCATTTTCGAAGATGGAAGGAAAGGGCTTTTTCACGAAGGAGATTGAGGAAGAGCTTCTTTCCGGTGGAATTGATCTCGCCGTGCATTCACTAAAGGATTTACAGACCGAATTGACTGACGGCCTTCAGGTCGGTGCTGTATGTTTCCGTGTCGATCCCCGCGAACGGGTGCTGATTCGACCGAAATCGTACGACGAGAGTCAGCCTCTTGGTGTGATACCGAACGGCACAATCGGAACGTCATCTGTCAGGAGGCAATGCCAGATTGCGGATTTGATGCCGAATCTGACGATAAAGGACTTAAGAGGCAATGTCCCGACTCGCGTAAATAAGCTTCGTGATGGACTATATGACGCTATTATCATAGCTGATGCGGGTCTGGGCAGAATCGAACACGATATTTCCGACTTGCGGAGTATCCTGCTCGATGTGGAGACATTTGTTCCAGCCCCCGCGCAGGGAATGCTCGGCATCGAAATCAGGAGCGATGATCTCGACACTCGAGAGATCGTATCAAAGCTGGATGAACCTGATTTACGAGTTCAAGTTCGCCTGGAAAGGGGGCTTCTCGAGAAGTTCGAAGGTGGTTGCCAGCTTCCTCTTGGAGCACTGTCGTCGGTACGGAAAGATGCGTATCATCTGAGAGCGGTCTTCGGAATTGGGGAAGATGGTGCATGGAAAAGACTGCGGCGAACCGAGGTTAAGGGTAATGATCCTGAGTCCATGGTAAACGAAGCATACTTGAAACTGACCACAGAATAGAGTCACCGAGAGATACCCGACTATGATATTGTTGAGGAGATTGATATGACAGATTTGGTAAATCGACCGAGAAGACTGAGAGCCAACCAGCTCATTAGAGACATGGTAGCTGAGACATCTCTGAAGGTATCCAGCATGATTCAGCCTTATTTCGTCTGCGAGGGGAAGAATGTGAAGCTTGAAATTTCAAGCATGCCGGGCATCTTCAGAGAATCTCCCGATTCTCTCGTGAAATCTATTGCCAAAGATTTCGAGCTTGGTATCAAGCGCGTCATGCTCTTTGGCGTACCCGAAACGAAGGATGCGCAGGCATCCTCAGCGCTCGGAGAGAAATCAGTCGTGAACGTCGCGACCAGCATGCTCAAAGATAAGTATGGAGATGACCTTTTCATTTCTGCAGATGTCTGTCTCTGCGGCTATACCAAATCCGGGCACTGTGGGCTGGTCTCAGGTGACAAGATCGACAACGACAGCACTCTGCCCGTGTTGACTCAGATGGCGATTGACCTCGCGAGGGCTGGCTGTGACTGCGTCGGTCCGTCGGATATGATGGATGGTCGCATCGGAGAGATCAGAGATGGTCTCGATGATTCCGGATTCACTGACACCATCATCATGGCATACAGCGCAAAGTACGCGTCGGCATATTACGGACCGTTCAGAGATGCCGCGGAATCAGCTCCTCAGCATGGCGACCGGCAATCCTACCAGATGGACTTTCGCAACCGCCGCGAGGCATTCAAAGAGGTCGCACTTGATGTCGAGCAGGGCGCGGATATTGTTATGGTCAAGCCTGCGCTTGCCTATCTAGATGTTATCTCAGATGTCAAGACCGCGTTCGAGCTGCCTGTTGCCGCCTATAATGTCTCAGGTGAATATGCGATGGTGAAACTAATGGCACAGCAGGGTTACGCGGATGAGAAGAAGCTCACGCTCGAAAACCTCTACTCAATATCACGAGCAGGCGCAGACATCATTCTGACCTACCATCTTCGAGACATTCTACGACACGGCTGGCTGAAATAACAGCGCCCATCTTCGTTCGAAGACAGGCGCATTATCACACTTCCATGTGCTGCTATATATTCAACCAGTAACTCGCTTTGATCAGGAAGACATTCTGCGCATTACCGGAGAATAGCCGTTTGAAGTCTCGAGAGAAGTCGAGATTGTTGACGCTGTCATCGAATTCAGGACACGATCGCGTCCAGACCATGTACAACGTACTGCCGGGGCGATATTCCCATCTCAGCAGCAATGTCGAGTTCAACGCCGAATAATTGTAGTCATTGTTGAATCCCGTAAGCGGATCGGAGTAGTCCTGTCCACCGAGATAATGTCTGTAGTTTCGGTAATCGAGTCCCGAAATCAGCCCCTGTGCCGAGAGCTGCACCGACAGATTGCGATTGACTACGACGCCTCCGCTTGCATAGAGGGACACTGTTTCACGATACAGATCGCCAAAAACCGGCTTCTCTTCATTATAATCAGTGGCAACCCAACGAGTATCGCGCGTGTACTTTGAATAGTTGGCACCCAGAGAGAATTCCATGTTGCTCCGCAGGCGGTACTCGAATCCGAGATAGTTTGCCCACCATGATCCACCCCTGTCCGCGCCGCTTCCCGGATTCCAGTTGAACGACAATTTCTTCCTCTGGTCAGTATTCAGACTGAACCACCAGCTGATTGTCGGGCGGACAGGCCATTCCCAGAGTCCATAGCCACGGGTTTCGACGTCGCTGTATCTCTCCCCCTGAAACTCGACGCCGCCACCCAGTGACCAGAAGTTCTTGAACTCGATATACGTATTGTAGTTACCACCGAGTTGATAGCGGACGCCATCGAAATTCCATGAACTATAGTAGTTCAAGTTGTGGTATGAATTGCGGACTATCCACCAGTCATCTGTGGTCACATATTGCATCCATGCCCATACATGGCGTGTATCTGATCGCGATGTGTAGCCGAGTCGATTCATGCTCAAATAGGGATCTTTCACAGTGAAGCCAAACGCCCCGTGCACATGCTGTCCTCCCGCTTTCTCGAAAGTCGCATCGAAACCGTAACCGGTAACATCACCATCGACACGGCTGAATACTGCCTGCCCTCGAGTCACCCAGGCGCTGTTGTTAGTCGATAGCCTCCAGTCAAAGCCTCCGGTTATTGATGGATGAACACTCTCCTGCCCTACCATTGTCAGCATACCGCCGACACTGGAGTTTCGCAGAATGTCTCGTTTTATCCGCAGGACGGTGTAATTTGCGGTCGGTTCAACTACGACGTCTCTGAAAACGGTATCTGCCGATACGACTGTCGTCTCGAGCTCGTCCCCATTCCATGCGGAATCGAGGACTACATTTGTCTCTGCGGCATATTTTGCGACTTCTTCTTCGGTAACCGCGCTCAACAGTGCAATCGATGTTCTCTCCGAAAGCCTTCCAGTCAATTTCGTCGCGCCCAGAATGGTGGTCGATTTGGGATAGCTTGTGAAATAAGCAAATTCGTCGTCATCAGCATCTCTCCAGGGAGTACGCCCGATACGACGG carries:
- the hemC gene encoding hydroxymethylbilane synthase, with the translated sequence MKKLTIGTRGSELALWQARFIREKLAALTNIPTDLKIIKTTGDRIDDVSFSKMEGKGFFTKEIEEELLSGGIDLAVHSLKDLQTELTDGLQVGAVCFRVDPRERVLIRPKSYDESQPLGVIPNGTIGTSSVRRQCQIADLMPNLTIKDLRGNVPTRVNKLRDGLYDAIIIADAGLGRIEHDISDLRSILLDVETFVPAPAQGMLGIEIRSDDLDTREIVSKLDEPDLRVQVRLERGLLEKFEGGCQLPLGALSSVRKDAYHLRAVFGIGEDGAWKRLRRTEVKGNDPESMVNEAYLKLTTE
- a CDS encoding TIGR00730 family Rossman fold protein, producing the protein MADHDTRKHWWDECPSYILANRDTELLDRDELRPVRLQLELLKPELVLSEHNIKSTIVVFGGTRIVEKKKAQKRVEAIEKRLKKNPKSELLKRRLATAKNVLSKSHYYDEAREFARIVSKKSQRPIKREYVIVTGGGPGIMEAANRGAHESRAVSIGLNITLPLEQKPNKYITRDLCFRFRYFAIRKMHFLLRAKALIAFPGGYGTMDELFEALTLVQTHKVKHLPIILFGTEYWKKLVDFDFMVAEGTIDPDDIKLFRFCDTAEDAWQKILNFYDREDAANNTAEGL
- a CDS encoding carbohydrate binding family 9 domain-containing protein, with amino-acid sequence MKRALLLTCLSASLLVITFSMASADDAEPTERVVPELQAYRINPHAPVIDGVLSDAIWDSSNIQRTSSFTQREPDDGMAPTESTTVAVAYDDDAVYVAFWCYDSEPDKVTGQLVRRDREAESDCVTFRVDPFHDHQTGQAFEVSAAGVQRDCRYYNENNADMSWDAVWESGVSRQPWGWSAEIRIPYHCLRFSNKEEHIWGVDFQRRISRKEEYARWAHVPVSTGGFVSNFGHLTGLRGIVSASHLELLPYAVSSVETEPTSPGNPNGRDLLGNAGFDLKYALSSNLVLDATFNPDFGQVELDQPVINLSTYETFFSERRPFFLEGSDLYETDFMLFYSRRIGRTPWRDADDDEFAYFTSYPKSTTILGATKLTGRLSERTSIALLSAVTEEEVAKYAAETNVVLDSAWNGDELETTVVSADTVFRDVVVEPTANYTVLRIKRDILRNSSVGGMLTMVGQESVHPSITGGFDWRLSTNNSAWVTRGQAVFSRVDGDVTGYGFDATFEKAGGQHVHGAFGFTVKDPYLSMNRLGYTSRSDTRHVWAWMQYVTTDDWWIVRNSYHNLNYYSSWNFDGVRYQLGGNYNTYIEFKNFWSLGGGVEFQGERYSDVETRGYGLWEWPVRPTISWWFSLNTDQRKKLSFNWNPGSGADRGGSWWANYLGFEYRLRSNMEFSLGANYSKYTRDTRWVATDYNEEKPVFGDLYRETVSLYASGGVVVNRNLSVQLSAQGLISGLDYRNYRHYLGGQDYSDPLTGFNNDYNYSALNSTLLLRWEYRPGSTLYMVWTRSCPEFDDSVNNLDFSRDFKRLFSGNAQNVFLIKASYWLNI
- the hemB gene encoding porphobilinogen synthase, yielding MTDLVNRPRRLRANQLIRDMVAETSLKVSSMIQPYFVCEGKNVKLEISSMPGIFRESPDSLVKSIAKDFELGIKRVMLFGVPETKDAQASSALGEKSVVNVATSMLKDKYGDDLFISADVCLCGYTKSGHCGLVSGDKIDNDSTLPVLTQMAIDLARAGCDCVGPSDMMDGRIGEIRDGLDDSGFTDTIIMAYSAKYASAYYGPFRDAAESAPQHGDRQSYQMDFRNRREAFKEVALDVEQGADIVMVKPALAYLDVISDVKTAFELPVAAYNVSGEYAMVKLMAQQGYADEKKLTLENLYSISRAGADIILTYHLRDILRHGWLK
- a CDS encoding capsule assembly Wzi family protein — protein: MRNKICLILSLFLMSSVGLSQTLPVDSDFRSFHNSFIRRLVNQGAYRLLIENSRPYAIGDLEDSLIDIERLSALDLRLSDYVAEAIQSYTRHGDRVSLRLDLNSQGDYREGSAAMSSESFSGHLFWRPNPRFAVVSSFAFDERLADDPTYTGKVWSGFAGRVDYAYMQFDLPYFRVYFGRDKTVWGPGRRGNLLLSGNSNAMDMVKLSGGWGPFHYTTITAVLDPDEITVSYPDTSVSMRINRYLSAHRLEIKPMNMLTLGFSESVIYGGVGRQIEFYYTNPLTWYHGEQLNKNNDDNTFLSFDFSFYPRKGVNLYGEFMVDDFQIEKKSKGDDEPNELGYIGGIYITDPIKNSNLDLSFEYTRINNWTYNQGSAWNRYVYDGKIIGHFLGPDRESIYLSLKRWFLWGGWVQLSYERQNIGVGNVFADWTDPWLFSTGQYEEKFPTGIVEKRDIYGVSVNIFRFQSIQIDLDNFLVGVRNRGNEPHTLETNYEGRLTVSGTFPLL